A stretch of Fluviicola sp. DNA encodes these proteins:
- a CDS encoding 3'-5' exonuclease: MNLSLTRNFVMLDLETTGLDVAKDRIIEIALIKLTPNGEQSEYYKRINPTIPISKESAEITGITDEMVAGEPTFAQLADEIAAFIGDADLGGYNSNKFDIPVLAEEFLRINHPFKVNDRRFIDVQNIFHKMEQRTLAAAYQFYCQESMENAHNALYDTKVTLDVFKAQLERYPDLANTIPELSDFSRQGNQEWHDFAGRLAKTKNGQVCYNFGKHKGKTVEEVAESEPGYFGWMMDADFPLFTKQLLREEMERIKQKRREKREGENPNMSMEDKLAALQNKFKK, encoded by the coding sequence ATGAATTTATCACTCACCCGGAATTTTGTTATGTTGGACCTGGAAACCACCGGGCTGGATGTGGCAAAGGACCGGATCATTGAAATTGCTTTAATTAAACTTACTCCCAACGGCGAACAGAGTGAATATTACAAACGCATCAACCCCACTATTCCGATTAGCAAAGAATCTGCTGAAATTACCGGGATTACCGATGAAATGGTTGCCGGAGAACCTACGTTTGCCCAATTGGCAGACGAAATTGCTGCTTTTATCGGTGATGCCGACCTGGGAGGATACAATTCCAACAAATTCGACATTCCTGTCCTGGCGGAAGAGTTCCTGCGTATTAACCATCCGTTTAAAGTAAACGACCGCCGGTTTATCGATGTTCAGAATATCTTCCACAAAATGGAACAGCGCACATTGGCAGCTGCCTACCAGTTTTACTGCCAGGAATCGATGGAGAATGCACACAATGCTTTGTACGATACCAAGGTGACACTGGACGTTTTTAAAGCACAATTGGAGCGTTATCCGGACCTGGCGAATACCATTCCCGAGTTATCCGATTTCTCGCGCCAGGGAAACCAGGAATGGCATGATTTCGCGGGAAGACTGGCAAAAACGAAAAACGGCCAGGTTTGCTACAATTTTGGAAAGCACAAAGGGAAAACGGTTGAAGAAGTTGCTGAATCGGAGCCGGGGTATTTCGGCTGGATGATGGATGCCGACTTTCCACTGTTTACCAAGCAGTTATTGCGCGAAGAAATGGAACGCATCAAGCAGAAACGCCGGGAGAAACGCGAAGGAGAAAACCCCAATATGAGTATGGAAGACAAGCTGGCGGCGCTGCAAAATAAGTTCAAAAAGTAG
- a CDS encoding amino acid permease, with protein MLERRLGLGQATAINMIDMVGIGPFITLPMIITMMNGQYFLYAWLAGALLSFVDAMVWSELGAAFPKAGGSYNFLKEAYGPNKAGGLMSFLFVWQTMIQAPLVIASAAIGFAAYFSYLVPLNEYTSKMVSGGVVILIVLMLYRKIETIGKISVFLWFGVIITILWIVAGGISHGNFFGPVTHMNDGLTVNYAFISAMGFASVKTVYSYLGYYNACHLGSEIKNPTRNIPRSMFLSIAGISVLYLAMNISVTSVVPWKEAKDSEFVISLFMERLMGSTAAVVVTCLILWVAFASLFSATLGYSRIPYAAAADGSFFKVFAKLHPTKQFPHISLLFLGGLGFLFSLLFRLSDVISAILAMRILIQFIGQSIGLILLHRKHGKAFFPWKMPLFPVPAILAIILWVGILLSTGWQMILAGLGVISLGTIVYFVKAKRNSEWPFQN; from the coding sequence ATGTTGGAAAGACGATTAGGACTTGGACAAGCTACTGCTATAAACATGATCGATATGGTCGGTATCGGGCCGTTTATCACCCTGCCGATGATCATTACCATGATGAACGGGCAGTACTTTTTGTACGCCTGGCTTGCCGGGGCGCTTTTATCGTTTGTAGATGCGATGGTCTGGAGTGAACTTGGCGCAGCGTTTCCGAAAGCCGGAGGGTCGTATAATTTTCTCAAAGAAGCTTACGGACCCAATAAAGCCGGGGGACTCATGAGTTTCCTCTTTGTTTGGCAAACCATGATACAGGCTCCGCTCGTCATTGCTTCGGCAGCCATCGGTTTTGCAGCCTATTTCTCCTACCTCGTTCCCTTAAATGAATACACCTCGAAAATGGTGAGCGGGGGAGTAGTGATCCTGATCGTATTGATGCTCTACCGCAAAATCGAAACAATCGGGAAGATCAGCGTCTTTCTGTGGTTCGGGGTAATCATTACCATCCTTTGGATCGTTGCCGGAGGAATTTCACACGGGAACTTTTTCGGCCCGGTCACCCACATGAACGATGGGTTGACAGTCAACTATGCATTCATATCAGCAATGGGCTTTGCCAGCGTGAAAACGGTTTATAGCTATTTGGGCTATTACAATGCCTGCCACCTGGGAAGCGAGATCAAAAATCCCACACGCAACATTCCGCGAAGTATGTTCCTGTCCATTGCGGGAATTTCAGTGCTTTACCTAGCTATGAATATCAGTGTAACGAGCGTTGTTCCATGGAAGGAAGCCAAAGACAGTGAATTCGTCATCAGTTTGTTTATGGAGCGTTTGATGGGAAGTACAGCGGCTGTTGTGGTTACTTGCCTCATTTTGTGGGTTGCCTTTGCGTCCTTATTCTCAGCTACGCTCGGTTACAGCCGGATTCCCTATGCAGCCGCTGCCGACGGTTCATTCTTCAAAGTCTTTGCAAAATTGCACCCAACGAAACAATTCCCGCATATTTCCCTGCTCTTCCTGGGTGGACTCGGGTTTCTTTTCAGTTTGCTGTTCCGGCTCAGCGATGTCATCAGTGCTATTTTAGCCATGCGCATCCTCATCCAGTTCATCGGGCAATCCATTGGGTTGATCTTACTCCATAGAAAACACGGAAAAGCATTCTTTCCCTGGAAAATGCCTTTATTCCCGGTCCCGGCAATCCTGGCAATCATTCTGTGGGTAGGAATCCTGCTTTCTACCGGCTGGCAAATGATCCTGGCAGGATTGGGCGTAATCAGCCTCGGAACGATCGTTTATTTCGTGAAAGCGAAAAGGAACTCGGAATGGCCTTTTCAGAATTGA
- a CDS encoding oxidoreductase, whose protein sequence is MKKTVLITGASAGIGKATAIHLAQNGYKVYGAARRLEKMDELKGFGIIPLSLDVTDDASITTCVNRIQDEAGTIDVLVNCAGLGSYGALEDVPMAEARNQLEINLFAAARLIQLVLPGMRKKKSGKIVNISSIGGKVGMPMGSWYHASKFAIEGLSDCLRNEVKPFGIDVIVIEPGGTRSEMKGLGALDLMRVSGNTVYGKLASGMAKIYGEMEKNDSDPLVIAKLIRTGIEAKNPKTRYIGGKMAKPMLFMRKMLSDKLFDRMLMRQMK, encoded by the coding sequence ATGAAAAAGACGGTATTGATAACGGGAGCGTCAGCAGGAATCGGGAAAGCGACGGCTATCCACCTTGCTCAAAACGGTTACAAAGTATATGGCGCAGCAAGAAGGCTGGAGAAAATGGACGAACTGAAAGGTTTCGGTATCATCCCGCTTTCACTGGATGTTACGGATGATGCAAGTATTACAACCTGTGTGAATCGCATACAGGACGAAGCAGGAACTATTGATGTTTTGGTGAATTGTGCAGGGTTAGGTTCTTACGGTGCTTTGGAAGATGTTCCGATGGCGGAAGCGCGCAATCAGCTGGAAATTAATTTGTTTGCAGCGGCGCGTTTGATCCAGCTGGTACTTCCGGGAATGCGCAAAAAGAAATCCGGGAAGATCGTGAATATTTCGTCTATCGGCGGAAAGGTTGGCATGCCGATGGGAAGCTGGTACCATGCGAGCAAGTTTGCCATTGAAGGCTTGAGCGACTGCCTTCGCAATGAAGTAAAGCCATTCGGGATCGATGTAATTGTGATTGAACCCGGAGGAACCAGGTCGGAAATGAAGGGTTTAGGTGCTCTAGACCTGATGCGGGTTTCAGGAAACACTGTTTACGGGAAATTGGCTTCAGGAATGGCAAAGATATACGGGGAAATGGAGAAAAACGATTCGGATCCGTTGGTTATTGCAAAGCTTATCCGCACCGGGATTGAGGCAAAAAATCCAAAAACGCGTTATATTGGAGGAAAAATGGCGAAACCGATGTTGTTTATGCGAAAAATGTTGTCGGATAAATTATTTGACCGCATGCTGATGAGGCAGATGAAATGA
- a CDS encoding T9SS type A sorting domain-containing protein: MKKLIYLIAVVILPLFAAAQLQNMDFENWENPIPSNQNKPVGWIWTNTLLIEPNFTFYYPPVEDAQSNDYALKLSVWYNYTKDAAIQTAPINYRPASLKGFYRYEDNVIFGETETPLRDTAKISVYLTKFNTTTQSNDTVGSGWLNIGDSVSVYTEFTVDIEYIRPEMPDNITVILDPSLVRRYPDRLYSILGSGLTSFFTVDNLSLVGESTAGITEIQSKNSIGIFPNPAQDIIWFEATGGQFTIFDLTGKQVKEIASGNMDFIDVSDLNKGFYFLRITNKDHMLQEKFEKW; encoded by the coding sequence ATGAAAAAACTAATTTATTTAATTGCAGTAGTTATACTTCCTTTATTTGCAGCTGCACAATTACAGAATATGGACTTTGAAAATTGGGAAAACCCCATACCTTCCAATCAAAATAAACCGGTCGGATGGATTTGGACGAATACCTTATTGATAGAACCCAATTTTACGTTTTATTATCCCCCGGTTGAGGATGCTCAATCCAATGATTATGCTTTAAAGCTTAGTGTGTGGTACAATTACACGAAGGATGCCGCTATCCAAACTGCGCCGATTAATTACAGACCTGCTTCTCTTAAAGGTTTTTATAGGTATGAAGATAACGTTATCTTCGGGGAAACAGAGACTCCGCTGAGAGATACAGCCAAGATAAGTGTCTATCTGACTAAATTCAATACTACCACCCAGAGTAATGATACCGTTGGATCTGGCTGGCTAAATATCGGTGATAGCGTCAGTGTTTATACTGAATTTACAGTGGATATCGAATACATTCGTCCCGAAATGCCGGATAATATTACTGTTATTCTTGACCCGTCTCTTGTGAGAAGGTATCCGGACAGGCTTTATTCTATTCTTGGTAGTGGTTTGACTTCTTTTTTCACGGTTGATAATCTTTCGCTTGTAGGTGAAAGTACTGCAGGCATAACGGAGATCCAGTCAAAGAACAGCATCGGTATTTTCCCGAACCCGGCACAGGACATTATCTGGTTTGAAGCGACCGGCGGACAGTTTACAATTTTTGATCTGACAGGAAAACAAGTGAAAGAGATAGCATCCGGCAACATGGATTTTATTGATGTGAGTGATCTGAATAAAGGGTTTTATTTTCTGAGGATTACTAACAAGGATCACATGCTACAGGAAAAATTTGAGAAATGGTGA
- a CDS encoding OmpA family protein, translated as MKLLQSTILLMLLCPLISFGQYDTKKVMEMINSGSESELVMESAIMIQEGYYYQAGMIVDKLLEFQPTSSNYNYRRGFIYLEMSSDFVKAMPYLERAVVKTDKKYDPFNTKETAAPIDAYFEMGKCYHMAGNIDKAEEYYNKFIASSITKSNNIFFAKLYLEQCKVARAEMQNPKNVYLKNMGTSINTANPEYSPVISLDGSALYYTSRRRWPTGASDKGLDPRNNLYPEDIYVSYRDFDSTWMDPIRLEFCDSLQNEATLAVSPDERRVYVYQDTKGNGDIFYSDFSTNKFQLVTHLDDKRINTNDWETHATVTPDGQRMYFVSNRKGGFGGRDIYYCIKQKDGTWGEPVNAGPNINGPMDEESPFVSIDNSTLYFSSNGNKSMGWFDIFMSTADGKGNWGPAMNLGAPINSTCDDLFYTTTVDGLTGYMTSVRIEGKGEKDIYEIKNNYLGVKNIAVLNGKINVIGNKPLPEDVSVTLRCLNCENPYDRKLFPRVRDGVFMNSLEPCKEYDLTFSYEKDGKKNFYNEKFKTECNKEYSEVYREFWLDLDKQMMVKPYYIVGTITDSKTNQKLSDVAVTLINKKTGEKLFGSYTKGGNYKTDTIGGMKKGDNVEFALTLEKAGYVTMTYDAPVLLGDNSEIRIDRSLAKNEVGTDIGLDVNPIYFDYRKWDIRPDAAKELDKIVKIMKANPGIKIELGSHTDSRGTDEYNMKLSDQRAKASARYIVSKGIAANRITGKGYGESKLKVSDETINSMPAKEEQEKAHQLNRRTEFIIVK; from the coding sequence ATGAAATTACTGCAATCTACTATTTTACTTATGCTTTTGTGTCCATTGATTTCCTTCGGACAATACGACACTAAAAAAGTAATGGAAATGATCAATAGCGGGTCCGAATCCGAATTGGTGATGGAAAGTGCGATCATGATCCAGGAAGGATACTACTACCAGGCCGGGATGATCGTAGACAAGTTATTGGAATTTCAACCGACCAGTTCGAACTACAATTACCGCCGCGGGTTTATCTACCTGGAAATGTCATCTGATTTTGTAAAAGCAATGCCATACCTGGAAAGAGCGGTGGTGAAAACGGACAAAAAATACGATCCGTTCAACACCAAGGAAACAGCTGCACCCATCGATGCTTATTTTGAAATGGGAAAATGCTACCACATGGCAGGAAATATCGATAAAGCAGAAGAATATTACAACAAGTTCATCGCTTCTTCCATTACGAAATCGAACAATATTTTCTTTGCGAAACTGTACCTGGAACAATGTAAAGTAGCCCGTGCAGAAATGCAAAATCCGAAAAACGTGTACCTGAAGAATATGGGAACTTCCATTAACACGGCAAATCCCGAATATTCACCGGTTATTTCCCTGGATGGTTCTGCCTTGTATTATACCTCCCGCAGAAGATGGCCCACCGGAGCGTCCGACAAAGGGTTGGACCCGAGAAACAACCTGTACCCGGAAGATATTTACGTGTCTTACCGCGATTTCGATTCTACATGGATGGACCCTATCAGACTGGAATTCTGTGATTCCCTGCAAAATGAGGCAACACTGGCAGTAAGCCCCGATGAGCGTCGCGTATACGTGTACCAGGATACCAAAGGGAACGGAGATATTTTTTACTCGGATTTCTCTACCAATAAATTCCAGCTGGTGACTCACCTGGACGATAAGCGAATCAATACGAATGATTGGGAAACTCACGCAACCGTTACTCCCGACGGGCAACGCATGTATTTCGTATCCAACCGCAAAGGTGGTTTCGGTGGAAGAGATATTTACTACTGTATCAAACAAAAAGACGGTACCTGGGGTGAACCTGTGAATGCAGGACCGAACATCAACGGACCGATGGATGAAGAATCTCCATTCGTTTCCATTGACAACAGCACGCTTTACTTTTCCAGCAACGGAAATAAAAGTATGGGATGGTTCGACATTTTCATGTCCACAGCTGACGGAAAAGGAAACTGGGGACCTGCAATGAACCTAGGTGCTCCTATCAACTCCACGTGCGACGATTTGTTCTATACAACAACCGTTGACGGGTTGACCGGATACATGACTTCTGTTCGTATAGAAGGAAAAGGAGAAAAAGATATCTACGAAATCAAGAACAACTACTTAGGAGTTAAGAACATTGCCGTATTGAACGGAAAAATCAACGTAATCGGAAACAAGCCATTGCCGGAAGATGTTTCTGTAACCTTGAGATGCCTGAACTGCGAGAATCCTTACGACCGCAAATTATTCCCACGTGTACGTGACGGTGTATTCATGAATTCACTGGAGCCATGTAAAGAATACGACCTGACATTCTCTTATGAGAAAGACGGGAAGAAAAACTTCTACAACGAGAAATTCAAAACAGAATGTAACAAAGAATACTCCGAAGTTTACCGCGAATTCTGGCTGGATCTTGACAAGCAGATGATGGTGAAGCCTTACTATATAGTAGGAACGATTACGGATAGCAAGACCAACCAGAAATTATCGGATGTTGCCGTTACTTTGATCAACAAAAAGACCGGAGAGAAACTGTTCGGATCTTACACGAAAGGCGGTAATTACAAAACAGATACGATCGGAGGAATGAAGAAAGGTGACAACGTGGAATTTGCTTTAACACTGGAAAAAGCAGGATACGTGACCATGACTTATGATGCTCCGGTACTGCTGGGCGACAATTCCGAGATCCGCATTGACCGCTCACTGGCGAAAAACGAAGTGGGAACGGATATCGGCCTGGATGTAAACCCGATCTATTTCGACTACAGAAAATGGGATATCCGTCCGGATGCAGCGAAGGAACTGGATAAGATCGTGAAGATCATGAAGGCAAACCCGGGAATCAAGATCGAATTGGGTTCACACACGGATAGCCGCGGTACGGATGAATACAACATGAAGTTGTCCGATCAGCGTGCGAAAGCTTCTGCCCGCTACATTGTTTCGAAAGGAATTGCGGCCAACCGGATTACCGGGAAAGGATATGGTGAAAGCAAGTTGAAGGTATCCGATGAGACGATCAACAGCATGCCGGCTAAAGAAGAGCAGGAAAAAGCGCATCAGCTGAACCGTAGAACCGAGTTTATTATTGTGAAGTAA
- a CDS encoding Crp/Fnr family transcriptional regulator, producing METLINYILQFGQLNQQQIDLVKSKAVLKTLKKEEYYQEAGKIPREIIFLTKGILRVSYYDNKGNDITKYFMDENRFVADINCYNQGIPSTEYVQAVTDCEYLSFSKSAMDELSLTIIGWDAIVSKITAKGLADKLNRISAMMIEDGTERYLHFLELFPGLANRIPLSQLASYLGITQSSLSRIRRNI from the coding sequence ATGGAAACTCTTATAAACTATATCTTACAATTCGGGCAGTTGAACCAGCAGCAAATTGACCTGGTGAAGAGTAAAGCGGTTTTGAAGACACTCAAAAAGGAGGAATATTACCAGGAAGCGGGGAAAATTCCGCGTGAGATTATCTTCCTGACAAAGGGGATCCTGCGAGTGAGTTATTACGACAACAAGGGGAATGACATCACGAAGTATTTCATGGATGAGAACCGTTTTGTGGCTGATATCAACTGTTACAACCAGGGCATTCCCTCCACGGAATACGTGCAGGCTGTTACGGATTGTGAATACCTGTCATTTTCGAAAAGCGCCATGGACGAATTATCGTTGACTATTATCGGCTGGGATGCGATCGTTTCCAAAATTACGGCCAAGGGGCTGGCTGATAAATTAAACCGCATTAGTGCTATGATGATCGAGGATGGAACGGAACGCTACCTGCATTTCCTGGAGCTTTTTCCGGGGCTGGCAAACCGGATTCCGTTGTCTCAATTGGCTTCGTATCTGGGAATTACGCAGTCGTCGCTGAGCAGGATCAGGCGGAATATTTAG
- a CDS encoding dihydrolipoamide acetyltransferase family protein — protein sequence MAQIEIRLPKMGESVTEATITNWLKEVGDTVAMDEPLVEVATDKVDNELPSEAAGVLVQKLFEKDQVAQVGDVIAIISTDGDAAPAAPKAEPAAVAAVAETVSAAQAVVSNGGVTLDKSSGNGKFISPLVRSIAQKENISMSEIDAISGTGMGGRVTKKDILSYIDTRGTEAPAAAATTAAQPTPAVSAPAASSNGTAPVVSGGSSFLSNIKEPVVIANPGDEILEMDRMRKLIAEHMVMSKHVSPHVTSFVEADVTNIVNWRNKMKKEFEKREGENLTFTPIFMEAIVKAIKDFPMINVSLSGNQIIKRKDINIGMATALPSGNLIVPVIKQADRMNLTGIAKSVNELARNARDNKLKPEDIQGGTYTVTNVGTFGNVMGTPIINQPQVAILALGAIRKMPAVIETPEGDFIGIRHKMFLSHSYDHRVVDGSLGGQFVRRVADYLEQFDVNREI from the coding sequence ATGGCACAAATTGAAATTCGTCTTCCAAAAATGGGAGAAAGCGTTACAGAAGCTACCATCACAAACTGGTTAAAAGAAGTAGGTGATACAGTGGCAATGGATGAACCTTTGGTAGAAGTTGCAACGGATAAAGTTGACAACGAATTACCATCCGAAGCTGCCGGGGTTTTGGTTCAAAAATTATTTGAAAAAGACCAGGTTGCTCAAGTTGGTGACGTAATTGCGATTATCTCTACGGACGGAGATGCTGCACCGGCTGCACCAAAAGCTGAGCCTGCTGCAGTAGCGGCGGTTGCTGAAACAGTTTCAGCGGCACAGGCAGTTGTTTCAAACGGAGGAGTTACGCTTGATAAAAGCAGCGGGAACGGAAAATTCATTTCCCCGCTTGTGAGAAGCATTGCACAAAAAGAAAATATTTCCATGTCGGAAATTGACGCGATCAGCGGAACAGGCATGGGCGGAAGAGTGACTAAAAAAGACATTCTTTCCTACATCGATACACGCGGAACGGAGGCACCGGCCGCTGCAGCAACAACTGCCGCACAGCCAACACCTGCAGTTTCCGCACCGGCTGCATCCAGCAACGGAACTGCTCCGGTTGTTTCGGGAGGATCTTCTTTCCTGAGCAACATCAAAGAGCCGGTTGTGATTGCAAACCCGGGTGATGAAATCCTGGAAATGGACCGTATGCGCAAGCTGATCGCTGAGCACATGGTGATGTCCAAGCATGTTTCTCCGCACGTGACTTCTTTCGTGGAAGCTGACGTAACGAACATCGTGAACTGGAGAAACAAAATGAAAAAAGAGTTTGAAAAGCGTGAAGGTGAAAACTTAACGTTCACTCCTATTTTCATGGAAGCAATCGTGAAAGCAATCAAAGACTTCCCGATGATCAACGTTTCCTTATCCGGTAACCAGATTATCAAAAGAAAAGACATCAATATCGGGATGGCGACAGCGCTTCCTTCCGGAAACTTAATTGTTCCGGTAATTAAGCAGGCCGACCGCATGAACTTAACGGGAATTGCCAAATCCGTAAACGAACTGGCAAGAAACGCCCGCGACAACAAATTGAAGCCGGAAGATATCCAGGGCGGAACATATACCGTAACAAACGTAGGTACATTCGGGAACGTGATGGGAACACCTATCATCAACCAGCCGCAGGTTGCTATCCTTGCTTTGGGAGCAATCCGTAAAATGCCTGCTGTTATTGAAACACCTGAAGGAGATTTCATCGGTATCCGTCACAAAATGTTCTTATCTCACTCGTATGACCACCGTGTGGTTGACGGTTCTTTGGGAGGACAATTCGTACGAAGAGTTGCTGACTACCTGGAGCAATTCGATGTCAACAGAGAGATCTAA
- a CDS encoding fumarylacetoacetate hydrolase family protein yields the protein MKIICIGRNYADHAKELNNPLPAEPVFFLKPDTAYLPAGNDFYIPDFTKDLHYECEVVVKIKKVGKNIQEKFASTYYDEISLGIDFTARDLQEQCKAKSLPWEKAKAFDNSAPMGTHFVPVASLDLNDLHFTLKKNGEPVQKGHTADMIFSIDKIIAFVSQYITLKTGDLIFTGTPAGVGPVAIGDHLEGFIGEEKLLDLKIK from the coding sequence ATGAAAATCATCTGCATAGGGCGTAATTACGCTGATCACGCCAAAGAATTGAATAACCCGCTTCCTGCGGAGCCTGTTTTCTTTCTAAAACCGGATACGGCATACCTGCCGGCAGGAAACGACTTCTACATCCCGGATTTTACGAAGGATTTGCATTACGAATGCGAAGTCGTGGTTAAGATCAAAAAAGTGGGAAAAAACATCCAGGAGAAATTTGCCTCGACTTATTACGACGAGATCTCCCTGGGAATTGACTTTACGGCTCGTGACCTGCAGGAACAATGCAAAGCGAAAAGCCTCCCGTGGGAAAAAGCAAAAGCATTCGACAACAGCGCACCGATGGGAACGCATTTCGTTCCTGTTGCTTCCCTGGATTTGAACGACCTGCATTTTACCCTGAAAAAGAACGGAGAACCTGTTCAAAAAGGGCATACAGCGGATATGATCTTTTCAATCGATAAAATCATTGCATTCGTTTCACAATACATAACGCTTAAAACCGGCGACCTGATCTTTACAGGAACACCTGCGGGAGTTGGGCCGGTGGCGATCGGAGATCATTTGGAAGGATTTATCGGCGAAGAAAAATTGCTGGATTTAAAAATCAAGTAG
- a CDS encoding YCF48-related protein, producing MKQFLLSGMLFGACLSANAQWNTITSSATDKLHAIHFFDANNGICSGYSPQQGTVNGGTSWTNMSIGGANDYSFASSTVGYAAGSAGNSMRKTTNAGVSWTSITPPTSNSLWAVYAVDANVAYFVGTGGVLWKTANGGTSVSVLNSGTTDQLTDIVFTSATNGLLVTQTGYIKRTTNGGSSWTTVYDAASGVSLSEMHFTDAMTGYVCGSKGTIVKTTDGGANWTELNSGSTTAVFQGIHFFDANHGITVGLAGTMSFTTDGGANWCFQTISANHLRDVRMLTATGAIVTGESGTILKNTNIACTLGLNDELTEETVISPNPFNDQLTITAKDLEQVTLYNASGQAVSVPVQSVQDGSLTFNCSEVPAGIYMAVIETAHGVTQRKVVKL from the coding sequence ATGAAACAATTTTTACTTAGCGGCATGCTCTTCGGCGCATGTTTATCTGCAAACGCACAATGGAATACGATTACTTCCTCCGCGACTGACAAATTACATGCTATTCATTTTTTTGATGCCAATAACGGGATTTGTTCAGGCTACTCACCGCAGCAGGGAACGGTTAACGGCGGTACAAGCTGGACCAATATGTCTATAGGAGGAGCGAACGATTACAGTTTTGCGAGTTCCACAGTTGGCTATGCAGCCGGATCGGCAGGAAATTCTATGAGAAAAACAACTAATGCCGGTGTTTCCTGGACTTCTATCACTCCCCCAACCTCCAATTCCCTTTGGGCGGTTTACGCGGTTGATGCAAACGTTGCCTATTTTGTAGGTACCGGTGGTGTGCTCTGGAAGACGGCCAATGGTGGTACCAGCGTATCCGTATTGAATTCAGGGACAACAGACCAGTTAACCGATATCGTGTTTACCAGTGCCACCAACGGACTTCTTGTAACGCAAACCGGTTATATCAAACGCACTACGAACGGAGGTTCAAGCTGGACAACAGTCTATGATGCAGCATCAGGAGTATCTTTGAGCGAAATGCACTTTACAGATGCAATGACCGGTTATGTTTGCGGATCGAAAGGAACCATTGTTAAAACAACCGACGGTGGAGCAAACTGGACGGAATTGAACAGCGGCAGTACTACTGCTGTTTTCCAGGGAATTCACTTTTTTGATGCAAACCATGGAATTACGGTAGGTTTAGCCGGTACGATGTCGTTTACCACAGACGGAGGAGCAAACTGGTGTTTTCAAACCATTTCAGCCAATCATTTACGGGATGTGCGTATGCTAACAGCAACCGGTGCGATTGTAACCGGAGAAAGCGGTACGATCTTAAAAAACACGAATATTGCCTGCACGCTTGGCCTCAATGATGAGTTGACAGAAGAGACGGTAATTTCTCCGAATCCTTTTAACGACCAATTGACAATCACGGCGAAAGACCTGGAACAGGTTACTCTTTACAATGCTTCGGGCCAAGCGGTATCCGTACCTGTACAATCCGTTCAAGACGGGTCATTGACTTTCAATTGTTCCGAGGTTCCCGCGGGAATTTATATGGCCGTTATAGAAACAGCACACGGAGTTACGCAAAGAAAGGTTGTGAAGCTTTGA